The Lewinellaceae bacterium genome window below encodes:
- the bamD gene encoding outer membrane protein assembly factor BamD has product MKNRFLILAVLVSLLAACRSEYEQVRLSNDPERIQKKAVEYYKDGEYQKALSLIEIIINSFRGRSEFEDLNYMMADSYYHLRDYEMASQYFKNFANGFLNSSRREEADFLSAYCYYLLSPTWRLDQDNTVKAINALQTFINSYPNSERNTQCNTLMDELRLKLEEKAFQQGILYYNLRQYQAAIYSLDNMLKDFPDTKRPDEVRYYIIKSAFEYASNSVYDKRKERYEEAVQRGEEFIKKHRNSTYLREIRDIVAESKTKLKLLENERYQIQSSRNGS; this is encoded by the coding sequence ATGAAAAATCGTTTTCTGATCCTCGCCGTTCTGGTTAGCCTGCTGGCCGCCTGCCGTAGTGAATACGAACAGGTGCGGCTGAGCAATGACCCGGAGCGCATCCAGAAAAAAGCAGTCGAATACTACAAGGACGGCGAATACCAGAAAGCCCTCTCGCTGATCGAGATCATCATCAACAGCTTCCGCGGCAGGTCCGAGTTCGAAGACCTCAACTACATGATGGCCGACAGCTACTATCACCTGCGGGATTACGAGATGGCATCACAGTATTTCAAGAATTTTGCTAACGGATTCCTCAACTCATCACGGCGGGAAGAAGCGGATTTCCTCTCCGCCTACTGCTATTACCTGCTGTCACCGACCTGGCGTCTGGATCAGGACAACACCGTCAAGGCCATCAACGCCCTCCAGACATTTATCAATTCCTACCCCAACAGCGAGCGCAACACTCAGTGCAATACCCTCATGGATGAATTGCGTCTCAAGCTCGAAGAAAAAGCCTTTCAGCAGGGCATCCTGTATTACAACCTGCGGCAATACCAGGCCGCCATTTATTCACTGGATAACATGCTGAAAGACTTCCCGGACACCAAGCGTCCGGATGAAGTACGTTATTACATCATCAAATCCGCTTTCGAATACGCTTCCAACAGCGTCTACGACAAGCGCAAAGAACGCTACGAGGAAGCCGTCCAGCGTGGTGAGGAGTTCATTAAGAAACACCGCAACAGCACTTACCTGCGCGAGATTCGCGACATCGTAGCCGAATCAAAAACCAAACTGAAATTATTGGAAAATGAGCGATATCAAATCCAAAGTTCAAGGAATGGATCCTAA
- a CDS encoding DNA-directed RNA polymerase subunit omega, which produces MSDIKSKVQGMDPNLSARDLLSMSKRSGNVYEALAIISRRARQLSSEIKQELHQKLDEFAATSETIEEVHENKEQIEISKFYERLPNPAVIATNEFLNNELYHRYTDRKRAPILED; this is translated from the coding sequence ATGAGCGATATCAAATCCAAAGTTCAAGGAATGGATCCTAACCTCTCCGCCCGCGATTTGCTGAGCATGTCCAAGCGCTCCGGCAACGTGTACGAAGCATTGGCCATCATCTCGAGACGCGCCCGTCAGCTGTCTTCCGAAATCAAACAGGAATTGCACCAGAAGCTGGACGAATTCGCCGCTACTTCCGAGACCATCGAGGAAGTGCACGAAAACAAGGAGCAGATCGAGATCTCCAAGTTTTACGAGCGCCTGCCCAACCCGGCAGTCATCGCTACCAATGAATTTTTGAACAACGAACTGTATCACCGCTACACCGATCGGAAAAGAGCTCCCATCCTGGAAGACTGA
- the coaBC gene encoding bifunctional phosphopantothenoylcysteine decarboxylase/phosphopantothenate--cysteine ligase CoaBC: protein MNASTGLAGKKIIIGISGSIAAYKSAFLVRLFIQAGAQVRVLMTPGATQFITPLTLSTLSKHEVWTDVLNENGWNNHVELGMWGDAFIIAPATANTLAKLASGQSDNVLVATYLSARCPVFVAPAMDVDMWYHPTTQRNVQQLIADRVEIIPAEQGELASGLIGMGRMAEPPHIFEHLRVYFRQNGPLQGKKALVTAGPTYEPIDPVRFIGNHSSGKMGIAIAEALAQAGAATTLILGPSKLAPANPGIQVERVQTAQEMYDAAKAIHAQQDICVLAAAVADYAPAAPSAQKIKKTGDTLALELHKTVDIAASLGAEKKAGQIHVGFALETENETTHALEKLKKKHFDFIVLNSLNDAGAGFNYDTNKVRFLFPDNKALDFELKSKQAVAADIVQQLVHLVQK from the coding sequence ATGAATGCTTCTACCGGATTGGCCGGCAAAAAGATCATCATCGGTATCAGCGGCAGCATTGCTGCGTACAAATCGGCATTTCTCGTCCGCCTGTTCATCCAGGCCGGCGCACAGGTACGTGTCCTCATGACGCCCGGCGCCACGCAGTTCATCACCCCGCTGACCCTCAGCACCCTTTCCAAACACGAGGTGTGGACCGACGTCCTCAACGAAAACGGCTGGAACAACCACGTCGAACTCGGCATGTGGGGAGACGCCTTCATCATCGCCCCGGCGACCGCCAATACGCTGGCCAAGCTGGCAAGCGGCCAGTCGGACAATGTGCTGGTGGCCACGTACCTCTCAGCGCGTTGCCCCGTATTTGTCGCCCCGGCCATGGACGTCGACATGTGGTACCACCCCACCACGCAGCGAAACGTCCAGCAGCTGATCGCCGACCGCGTAGAGATCATACCCGCCGAGCAGGGCGAACTGGCCAGCGGACTGATCGGCATGGGCCGCATGGCCGAGCCACCCCATATCTTTGAACACCTGCGGGTATACTTCCGCCAGAATGGACCGCTGCAGGGCAAAAAAGCCCTGGTCACCGCCGGCCCGACGTATGAGCCCATCGACCCGGTGCGCTTCATTGGCAATCATTCGTCAGGTAAGATGGGCATCGCCATCGCGGAGGCGCTGGCCCAGGCCGGAGCCGCCACCACGCTGATCCTCGGACCGAGCAAGCTGGCGCCCGCCAATCCCGGCATCCAGGTGGAGCGGGTACAGACGGCACAGGAGATGTACGATGCGGCCAAAGCCATTCACGCACAGCAGGACATCTGCGTCCTGGCCGCCGCCGTAGCCGACTATGCCCCGGCAGCCCCTTCCGCACAGAAGATCAAGAAGACCGGCGACACGCTGGCCCTGGAGCTGCATAAGACGGTGGATATCGCCGCCAGCCTGGGAGCAGAAAAGAAGGCAGGCCAGATCCACGTAGGTTTTGCCCTGGAGACTGAAAATGAAACCACCCACGCCCTGGAGAAACTGAAGAAAAAACATTTCGACTTCATCGTTCTCAACTCGCTGAACGATGCCGGAGCCGGATTCAACTACGACACCAATAAAGTGCGCTTCCTGTTCCCGGACAATAAAGCGCTGGATTTTGAGTTAAAATCAAAGCAGGCCGTAGCTGCCGACATTGTGCAGCAATTGGTACATTTGGTCCAGAAATAA